The Streptomyces sp. Je 1-332 genome has a window encoding:
- a CDS encoding extracellular solute-binding protein: MRSIGGATQWPPHPLGRRSVLAGIGAGAAVALAGCARGDSTAVQPGTTSLTNDNATWDRGYVAAGRELKKLTGHALRPLSNPNPTSYKQVTQISLQTTKATDMIKWASGYFLKSLARTGELSDLSSIWADYEDKEWVTPQTREAMSYRGSVYGIPLYESYYVLFYNTALFRKHGLRAPDTWDELLHNAEVLKKAGVIPFVATQAGNWPAYEWFQELVSKVDPDFYADLVSGKAQYTDPQAHKALQIWQDFMRKGWMTPADFDQNNGPAALKSGRVGMFLHGSWQSQGIAATGMKPGTDFDAFVLPPVESSTRRSVITESGVLAVPRKAVSHDAAMANAAHWLDPKVQQVWTDFLQDASANPRSRPGNPVMASLKERARKERWAQLPRYGESGPPNLIQGNTDDLGSFMTGASSPQATLRSMAGRAAEEWAAWERDEA; this comes from the coding sequence ATGAGATCAATCGGCGGGGCGACGCAGTGGCCGCCCCACCCGCTCGGCCGCCGCAGCGTCCTCGCGGGCATCGGAGCGGGCGCCGCGGTCGCGCTGGCCGGCTGCGCCCGCGGCGACAGCACCGCGGTGCAGCCGGGGACCACCTCGCTCACCAACGACAACGCCACCTGGGACCGGGGCTATGTCGCGGCCGGGCGGGAGCTCAAGAAGCTCACCGGTCACGCGCTGCGTCCGCTGTCCAACCCGAACCCCACGTCGTACAAGCAGGTCACGCAAATCTCACTGCAGACGACCAAGGCCACCGACATGATCAAGTGGGCCTCGGGCTACTTCCTCAAGTCGCTGGCCCGTACCGGTGAGCTCAGCGATCTCTCCTCGATATGGGCCGACTACGAGGACAAGGAGTGGGTCACCCCTCAGACCCGTGAGGCGATGTCCTACCGCGGCTCCGTCTACGGGATACCCCTCTACGAGTCGTACTACGTGCTGTTCTACAACACGGCCCTCTTCCGCAAGCACGGTCTGCGCGCTCCTGACACCTGGGACGAGCTGCTGCACAACGCCGAGGTGCTGAAGAAGGCCGGAGTCATCCCGTTCGTGGCGACCCAGGCCGGCAACTGGCCCGCCTACGAGTGGTTCCAGGAGCTGGTCAGCAAGGTGGATCCCGACTTCTACGCGGACCTGGTCAGCGGGAAGGCGCAGTACACCGACCCGCAGGCGCACAAGGCACTGCAGATCTGGCAGGACTTCATGCGCAAAGGCTGGATGACGCCGGCGGACTTCGACCAGAACAACGGCCCTGCCGCGCTGAAGTCAGGGCGCGTCGGCATGTTTCTGCACGGCTCGTGGCAGTCGCAGGGGATCGCCGCCACGGGTATGAAGCCCGGCACGGACTTCGACGCCTTCGTTCTGCCTCCCGTCGAATCATCCACCCGGCGCTCCGTGATCACCGAGTCCGGTGTTCTCGCCGTCCCGCGCAAGGCCGTTTCGCACGACGCGGCGATGGCCAACGCGGCGCACTGGCTCGACCCGAAGGTCCAGCAGGTGTGGACCGACTTCCTGCAGGACGCCTCGGCCAATCCGCGCTCCCGGCCGGGCAACCCGGTGATGGCGAGCCTCAAAGAGCGCGCGCGCAAGGAACGTTGGGCACAGCTTCCCCGCTACGGCGAGTCAGGCCCGCCCAACCTCATCCAGGGAAACACCGATGACCTGGGCAGTTTCATGACCGGCGCATCCTCCCCGCAGGCCACCTTGCGCAGCATGGCCGGCCGGGCGGCGGAGGAATGGGCCGCGTGGGAGAGGGACGAAGCATGA
- a CDS encoding sugar ABC transporter permease, with product MSSSVEQRRPLLPGPDASPGPHPSAPTPTRRRPRRLTGKLAATGFLAPAVLFVGALLLLPFATTVYRSFFDDRRISGFAEFDNYLLFLNDPTLTRSIQNTLMWVVGSVALPMVLGLAIAVLTHSGGLSRVARLLVVLPYALSGSAVAVVWHFVLTTDGAANQVLKAFGLDAFAQGWLLEWPGNTLVMIIANTWQAAGVAVILFLVGLQTIPPETLEAASLDGAAGWRKFWYVVLPQLRTVSVIVVGTSLVGGLKSFDLIWVLTQGGPGRQSETLAVSMYQETFLALHPGAGAAVAVILTAIVLLASWLYLRRQLTPKGN from the coding sequence ATGAGTTCTTCCGTCGAACAACGGCGACCGCTGCTTCCCGGGCCGGATGCCTCCCCCGGTCCGCACCCGTCAGCCCCCACGCCCACGCGTCGCCGCCCCCGGCGGCTGACGGGCAAACTGGCCGCGACCGGATTCCTGGCCCCTGCTGTGCTCTTCGTGGGCGCACTGCTGCTGCTCCCGTTCGCCACCACCGTCTACCGGAGCTTCTTCGACGACCGGCGCATCTCCGGCTTCGCCGAATTCGACAACTACCTCCTCTTCCTCAACGATCCGACGCTGACCCGGTCGATCCAGAACACCTTGATGTGGGTGGTCGGCTCAGTCGCCCTCCCGATGGTGCTTGGCCTGGCCATCGCGGTGCTGACGCACAGCGGCGGATTGTCTCGCGTGGCCCGCCTGCTGGTCGTCCTTCCCTATGCCCTGTCCGGATCAGCCGTCGCGGTGGTGTGGCACTTCGTCCTGACCACCGACGGCGCCGCCAACCAGGTACTCAAGGCGTTCGGCCTCGATGCCTTCGCCCAGGGATGGCTCCTCGAATGGCCTGGCAACACACTGGTCATGATCATCGCCAACACCTGGCAGGCCGCGGGCGTCGCGGTGATCCTCTTCCTGGTCGGACTGCAGACCATCCCGCCCGAGACCCTGGAGGCCGCTTCCCTGGACGGTGCGGCGGGCTGGCGGAAGTTCTGGTACGTCGTCCTGCCCCAGCTGCGGACCGTGTCGGTGATCGTCGTCGGGACCAGCCTGGTCGGCGGCCTCAAGTCCTTCGACCTGATCTGGGTGCTCACCCAGGGAGGGCCCGGCCGGCAGTCGGAGACGCTCGCGGTCTCGATGTACCAGGAGACCTTCCTCGCCCTGCACCCCGGAGCAGGCGCGGCGGTCGCGGTCATCCTCACCGCGATCGTGCTCCTCGCCTCATGGCTGTACCTGCGGCGCCAGCTGACTCCGAAAGGCAACTGA
- a CDS encoding carbohydrate ABC transporter permease: MPTRTPRRSAPRPRPTAGRIVRNTTLVIISLVWALPTWLLLVNALVPSADYGGAPHWWPQGFGLFDNMSQAWSQADLGPAMGNSLLYAVTSAAAAILVATTAAFATVIMPVKHKTLWFWLIYSGTLLPLQVFLRPLFLAYADTGLYDAQFGLFLVYVAIAIPFAYFIMRNFALTLAPEIIEAARMDGASWWRIFWQIHVPLSRSAMVAAFVFQFVAVWNDLLFGITLSTSSNIRPVMAALAELQGNYSSVGPPVVLGGALLVSLPTVVLFFSAQRFFVSSLKLHG; this comes from the coding sequence ATGCCTACTCGCACCCCGCGCAGAAGTGCCCCACGGCCGCGGCCCACGGCAGGCCGGATCGTGCGCAACACGACCCTGGTGATCATCTCCCTGGTGTGGGCGCTGCCCACCTGGCTGCTGCTCGTCAACGCCCTGGTACCGTCCGCCGACTACGGTGGCGCGCCCCACTGGTGGCCGCAGGGGTTCGGCCTCTTCGACAACATGTCGCAAGCCTGGTCGCAGGCGGACCTCGGCCCCGCCATGGGCAACAGCCTCCTCTACGCCGTCACCAGCGCCGCGGCCGCCATCCTGGTGGCCACCACGGCCGCCTTCGCGACCGTCATCATGCCGGTCAAGCACAAGACCCTGTGGTTCTGGCTGATCTACTCCGGAACCCTGCTGCCGCTCCAGGTCTTCCTGCGCCCCCTCTTTCTGGCCTACGCCGACACCGGCCTCTACGACGCCCAGTTCGGGCTGTTCCTGGTGTACGTGGCCATCGCCATCCCGTTCGCGTACTTCATCATGCGCAACTTCGCGCTGACCCTCGCGCCGGAAATCATCGAGGCCGCAAGGATGGACGGTGCCTCATGGTGGCGGATCTTCTGGCAGATCCACGTGCCGCTGTCCCGGTCCGCCATGGTGGCCGCCTTCGTCTTCCAGTTCGTCGCCGTCTGGAACGACCTCCTGTTCGGCATCACGCTGTCCACCAGCAGCAACATCCGCCCCGTCATGGCCGCGCTGGCCGAACTCCAGGGCAACTACTCCAGCGTCGGGCCGCCGGTCGTGCTCGGCGGCGCGCTGCTGGTCTCGCTGCCGACCGTCGTCCTGTTCTTCTCCGCGCAGCGCTTCTTCGTCAGCAGCCTCAAGCTGCACGGCTGA
- a CDS encoding glycoside hydrolase family 76 protein codes for MKTPVHAALALAVLSGALWASPAAAAGNDKETTPSTWAHRAQAGYDSLQRHLYQGPKEHGLYLEKTPRTQEENPHSYIWPLREAAAATVDMSELPRTGARYDRDAAERFETLRLYFNPRDNRPGYDSYLPAPLGQGGDVFYDDNAVVGLSFLDQYRATGRKLYLDRAAETYRVVTRAWDTDPAKPCAGGMHWVDSANNYMRAANVTGLSAQLAAELYAIERDDRYLASAKKWYEWNWSCLRQSPGLYNNSRDDDGTVNKTLWSYNSGAMIGTATTLYRATGERRYLDRAVEDANGSLAYWKKDDRLHDQPAIFNAFYFDNLRILDEVRPNSEYRKVAAAYAEQTWRENRTPADGLFRFQPSGGGDHAPDAQAETLHQSAMIQIFAGLATDHS; via the coding sequence GTGAAGACACCCGTACACGCCGCACTGGCCCTCGCCGTCCTCTCCGGAGCGCTGTGGGCGAGCCCCGCCGCCGCAGCCGGAAACGACAAGGAGACCACCCCCTCCACCTGGGCCCACCGCGCCCAGGCCGGCTACGACTCCCTGCAGCGGCACCTCTACCAGGGCCCCAAGGAGCACGGCCTGTACCTGGAGAAGACGCCGCGTACGCAGGAGGAGAACCCGCACTCGTACATCTGGCCCCTGCGCGAGGCGGCGGCCGCCACCGTCGACATGTCCGAACTGCCGCGTACCGGCGCCCGCTACGACCGCGACGCGGCCGAGCGCTTCGAGACACTGCGGCTCTACTTCAACCCCCGCGACAACAGGCCCGGATACGACTCCTACCTGCCTGCCCCGCTCGGACAAGGCGGCGACGTCTTCTACGACGACAACGCCGTAGTCGGACTCAGCTTCCTCGACCAGTACCGGGCGACCGGAAGGAAGCTCTACCTCGATCGGGCAGCGGAGACCTACCGCGTCGTCACCCGGGCATGGGACACGGACCCGGCCAAGCCGTGCGCGGGCGGCATGCACTGGGTCGACTCCGCGAACAACTACATGCGCGCCGCGAACGTCACAGGCCTGTCCGCCCAACTGGCCGCAGAGCTCTACGCCATCGAGCGCGACGACCGGTACCTCGCGAGCGCCAAGAAGTGGTACGAGTGGAACTGGTCGTGCCTGCGCCAGTCCCCCGGCCTGTACAACAACAGCCGCGACGACGACGGCACCGTCAACAAGACACTGTGGTCCTACAACTCCGGCGCGATGATCGGGACCGCGACCACGCTCTACCGCGCCACCGGGGAGCGCCGCTACCTCGACCGGGCTGTCGAGGACGCCAACGGCTCCCTCGCGTACTGGAAGAAGGACGACCGGCTGCACGACCAACCGGCCATCTTCAACGCCTTCTACTTCGACAACCTCCGCATCCTCGACGAAGTACGGCCCAACAGCGAGTACCGCAAGGTGGCCGCCGCCTACGCCGAGCAGACCTGGCGGGAGAACCGGACGCCCGCCGACGGTCTTTTCCGCTTCCAGCCCTCCGGCGGCGGCGACCACGCCCCGGACGCACAGGCCGAAACCCTCCACCAGTCCGCGATGATCCAGATCTTCGCCGGGCTCGCCACCGACCACTCCTGA
- a CDS encoding alpha-mannosidase encodes MPRPALARPSWWDSNMARDILRERAVSSEGLLAGHRIRFSCEPLLRHDGTGGLLQSVRVTAPRPLTRARVTTIAGSALRCDVLAGPGAATRLLVPEVDAPTPVLVELPELAEGETIEVLLTPQRHWTLHLVQHAHLDIGYTDPQSTVLAEGRKYLDSLLELCRTTDDWPDESKFRWAVEGFFSYENWSQNRPTRQVAEFLDRVREGRIELAAMPFNLHTETCSTDELHELLRPIRELRAQHGIDVTTAMQTDVPGQVVGLPDVLTDSGIRYLSVAHNWAGRAVPHHVGGEHLPRLFRWRAPSGREVLVWRTDTPHGLAYMEGSILGFDESFDRVDDLLPHYLSALANHQYPHEGRGIPGFPILDEEFKSDPYPWDILHLRVLGKFADNGPPRRIIADTVRRWNEEWAFPVLRTSRNEDFFTDAEERLGDRLETFEGDWTDWWVDGVGAGAVPLAATRDGQAALADAQTLAGHALVLGAPGGARITEAAPEVYRSASLFNEHTWGAGDPWTHGDHGHASGERQWHWKYAQALNAHDGAQTLRDAASTALGDVLAPREGTLAGYYVVNTCSWDRSEAVRLFLPESTVPLDAPVQVVDSRDGNVLEATEEAQSNELHRAAGRFLLFRLPDVPAHGAVRVDIEPAPADSAELSAGSAGRSTEGNAPAAASTVLENEYLRVHVDLKSACIDSILDKRTGAELVRQDATVGFNGYLYDEYATAGGFNHQSSKTTADDSMHLLATRQTAPPAALLERTTDATGETLVYECAPAGTRRLRVKVHLPRASARIDLENRIDKAPTLTKESAFFAFPFAMRSPVVRMEATGGVTGTGLPTVPGSAQHMRAVRRWVSLQEEGVSAALATQDAPLIQIGGIAIPYVPYPQSLAQEEPGTVFSWVHNNIWDTNFPSQQAFDHVFRYSIGWQDTPAIGGAVLGMRTAAVGSRPLVAVRALRAAEADPSASYALLTLDDPRVRIVGLTVPAPGRLLVRLQSFAEESVTCRLTPGFPIADGTKLADYLGKESTTLHADADGSLPVPVPRLGTTAVSLTTTDIP; translated from the coding sequence ATGCCCCGCCCCGCACTTGCCCGTCCCTCCTGGTGGGACTCGAACATGGCCCGAGACATCCTGCGCGAACGCGCGGTGTCCTCCGAGGGTCTCCTCGCAGGACACCGGATCAGGTTCTCCTGCGAACCTCTCCTCCGCCACGACGGCACAGGCGGCTTGCTCCAGTCCGTCCGCGTGACGGCGCCCCGGCCGCTCACCCGCGCCCGCGTCACCACCATCGCCGGAAGCGCGCTGCGGTGCGACGTCCTCGCCGGGCCGGGTGCGGCTACGCGCCTGCTGGTCCCGGAAGTCGACGCTCCCACTCCCGTCCTGGTCGAGCTGCCCGAGCTGGCCGAGGGGGAGACCATCGAGGTCCTGCTGACCCCCCAGCGCCACTGGACGCTCCACCTGGTCCAGCACGCACACCTGGACATCGGCTACACAGACCCCCAGAGCACCGTGCTCGCCGAGGGACGCAAGTACCTCGACTCCCTGCTCGAACTGTGCCGGACCACGGACGACTGGCCGGACGAGTCGAAATTCCGCTGGGCGGTCGAGGGCTTCTTCAGCTACGAGAACTGGTCACAGAACCGGCCCACGCGCCAGGTCGCGGAATTCCTGGACCGTGTCCGCGAGGGACGCATCGAACTGGCCGCGATGCCCTTCAACCTCCACACCGAGACGTGCTCCACCGACGAGCTCCACGAACTGCTGCGCCCCATACGGGAGTTGCGCGCCCAGCACGGAATCGATGTCACCACGGCCATGCAGACGGACGTACCGGGACAGGTCGTCGGCCTGCCCGACGTCCTGACGGACAGCGGGATCCGCTATCTCTCGGTCGCCCACAACTGGGCAGGACGCGCCGTACCGCACCACGTCGGGGGAGAGCATCTGCCGCGCCTGTTCCGTTGGCGGGCACCGAGCGGACGGGAAGTACTGGTGTGGCGCACGGACACACCGCACGGCCTCGCCTACATGGAGGGGTCCATCCTCGGCTTCGACGAATCCTTCGACCGCGTCGACGACCTGTTGCCCCACTACCTCTCCGCGCTGGCGAACCACCAATACCCGCACGAAGGCCGGGGGATCCCGGGATTCCCCATCCTGGACGAGGAGTTCAAGAGCGACCCCTACCCGTGGGACATCCTGCACCTGCGGGTCCTGGGCAAGTTCGCCGACAACGGTCCTCCACGCCGCATCATCGCGGACACCGTACGCCGGTGGAACGAGGAATGGGCCTTTCCCGTCCTGCGCACCTCACGCAACGAGGACTTCTTCACGGACGCGGAGGAACGGCTCGGCGACCGGCTCGAGACGTTCGAGGGCGACTGGACGGACTGGTGGGTCGACGGTGTCGGCGCGGGTGCCGTGCCGCTGGCGGCCACCCGCGACGGCCAGGCGGCGCTCGCCGACGCGCAGACTCTCGCGGGCCACGCACTGGTCCTGGGAGCGCCGGGCGGGGCCCGGATCACCGAAGCCGCACCCGAGGTCTACCGGTCGGCCTCCCTGTTCAACGAGCACACCTGGGGCGCCGGCGACCCGTGGACCCACGGCGACCACGGCCACGCCTCGGGCGAGCGCCAGTGGCACTGGAAGTACGCGCAGGCCCTCAACGCCCACGACGGGGCGCAGACACTCCGCGACGCCGCGAGCACGGCGCTGGGGGATGTGCTGGCACCGCGCGAAGGGACACTCGCCGGTTACTACGTCGTCAACACATGCAGCTGGGACCGGTCCGAGGCCGTACGGCTCTTCCTCCCGGAGAGCACCGTCCCCCTCGACGCGCCCGTCCAGGTCGTCGATTCGCGCGACGGCAATGTGCTGGAGGCGACCGAGGAAGCGCAGAGCAACGAACTACACCGGGCTGCCGGCCGCTTCCTGCTGTTCAGGCTGCCCGACGTACCGGCCCATGGAGCGGTACGCGTCGACATCGAGCCCGCGCCCGCCGACTCGGCCGAACTGTCCGCCGGCTCGGCCGGACGATCGACGGAAGGCAACGCTCCCGCAGCCGCTTCCACGGTGCTGGAGAACGAGTACCTGCGCGTCCACGTAGACCTCAAGTCCGCGTGCATCGACTCGATCCTGGACAAGCGGACCGGAGCCGAGCTGGTCCGCCAGGACGCCACCGTCGGCTTCAACGGCTACCTCTACGACGAGTACGCGACCGCCGGCGGATTCAATCACCAGTCGAGCAAGACGACGGCGGACGACTCCATGCATCTGCTGGCCACCCGGCAGACGGCACCCCCCGCGGCCCTGCTGGAACGCACCACGGACGCGACGGGCGAGACGCTGGTCTACGAATGCGCCCCGGCCGGTACCCGACGGCTGCGGGTCAAGGTCCATCTGCCGCGCGCAAGCGCACGGATCGACCTGGAGAACCGCATCGACAAGGCCCCGACACTGACCAAGGAGAGTGCGTTCTTCGCCTTCCCGTTCGCGATGCGGTCCCCGGTCGTCCGGATGGAAGCGACCGGCGGAGTCACCGGTACGGGACTGCCCACGGTGCCCGGCTCGGCCCAGCACATGCGGGCGGTACGCCGCTGGGTCAGCCTTCAAGAGGAGGGCGTGAGCGCGGCGTTGGCCACACAGGACGCGCCGCTGATCCAGATCGGTGGGATCGCCATCCCCTACGTGCCGTACCCGCAGTCCCTGGCTCAGGAGGAACCAGGAACGGTGTTCTCCTGGGTCCACAACAACATCTGGGACACCAACTTCCCCTCGCAGCAGGCGTTTGACCATGTCTTCCGGTACAGCATCGGGTGGCAGGACACGCCGGCCATCGGCGGCGCCGTCCTCGGCATGCGCACGGCCGCCGTCGGCAGCCGGCCCCTGGTCGCCGTACGGGCCCTGCGGGCAGCCGAAGCCGACCCCAGCGCGTCCTACGCGCTACTGACCCTCGACGACCCCCGCGTACGGATCGTCGGTCTGACCGTCCCGGCGCCGGGACGTCTACTGGTGCGCTTGCAGTCCTTCGCCGAGGAGTCCGTCACCTGCCGGCTCACGCCGGGCTTCCCTATCGCTGACGGGACGAAATTGGCCGACTACCTCGGCAAGGAGAGCACCACACTGCATGCCGACGCGGATGGCTCCCTGCCAGTACCTGTGCCTCGACTCGGCACCACAGCCGTATCGCTGACGACAACGGACATCCCGTGA
- a CDS encoding zinc-binding dehydrogenase: MRALVVDHSEAGPIRFADVDEPVPSTGEALVEVRHIGLNFGELNYVHQWPAGAVHGHDAAGVVVRAASDGSGPPEGTRVAVGMAPHAWAERVAVSPASLGTVPKGVDLADAAALGIAGVTALRVLRKRSLLARDVLITGASGGVGHFAVQLAALAGARVTALVGSPERAAGLRELGADKVLTELAALAELAETGGRFDLVLDTVGGPLVAQAWNSLAEGGTIHLVGYSSGQETTFPAGALFGFGEPRSIATFGDMTPTSGELTELLGLMAAGRLSAPVGLRGGWQDVDDAVQALFARKVHGKVVLDVA; encoded by the coding sequence ATGCGAGCCCTTGTGGTCGATCACAGTGAGGCCGGACCCATACGGTTCGCCGATGTCGATGAGCCCGTACCGTCCACCGGTGAGGCGTTGGTGGAGGTACGGCACATCGGTCTCAACTTCGGAGAGCTGAATTACGTACACCAGTGGCCGGCCGGCGCCGTGCACGGACACGACGCCGCCGGCGTCGTGGTGCGCGCCGCGTCCGACGGCTCGGGGCCGCCCGAAGGTACGCGCGTCGCAGTGGGAATGGCTCCCCACGCATGGGCGGAGCGGGTGGCGGTCAGCCCCGCCTCGCTCGGCACCGTGCCCAAGGGCGTGGACCTGGCCGACGCCGCCGCGCTGGGGATCGCCGGAGTCACCGCACTGCGGGTGCTGCGCAAGCGTTCCCTGTTGGCGCGCGACGTGCTGATCACCGGCGCCAGCGGGGGTGTTGGGCACTTCGCCGTCCAACTGGCGGCGCTGGCGGGCGCCCGGGTGACGGCACTCGTCGGTTCGCCGGAGCGGGCCGCCGGGCTCCGCGAACTCGGGGCCGACAAAGTCCTGACCGAACTGGCCGCACTGGCCGAACTGGCCGAGACCGGGGGCCGGTTCGACCTTGTCCTGGACACGGTCGGCGGGCCGCTGGTGGCCCAGGCGTGGAATTCCCTCGCCGAGGGCGGCACCATCCACCTGGTCGGTTACTCCTCAGGGCAGGAAACCACCTTCCCGGCAGGGGCCTTGTTCGGCTTCGGCGAACCCCGCAGCATCGCCACCTTCGGCGACATGACGCCGACCAGCGGGGAGTTGACGGAGCTGCTGGGCCTCATGGCCGCCGGGAGGCTCTCGGCACCCGTCGGACTGCGAGGCGGCTGGCAGGACGTGGACGACGCCGTCCAAGCGCTGTTCGCGCGGAAGGTGCACGGAAAGGTCGTTCTCGACGTGGCCTGA
- a CDS encoding AraC family transcriptional regulator — MDVLAEVLRVSGARGALGVVLKAGGTWGLRLDSSPGAALHVVSRGTMWLHVPGEKPLQVQAGDAVLVSPGTAHGIAGGAGVTMGSCDREAAARSLRDGRALRLGSAPVQTEVIVLRYEQDAEVRTPVLTSLARPMHVTARENAQLRRTVELLAAELAQPQIGTTAAVNSIVDLLLVQFVRAWLARHPQERSGSWLGAMRDPVVREALACVHARPGHPWTTETLAAATSVSRATLSRRFRSALGQTPGAYVTQWRIDLASVRLRDTDEPVESISGAVGYGSPHAFSRAFRRARGAAPGEYRSRLRE, encoded by the coding sequence ATGGATGTGCTGGCGGAGGTCTTGCGTGTTTCCGGTGCGCGTGGGGCGCTCGGGGTCGTGCTGAAGGCCGGAGGAACCTGGGGCCTGCGGCTGGACTCCTCTCCAGGAGCGGCACTGCATGTGGTGTCCCGCGGCACCATGTGGCTCCACGTCCCAGGCGAGAAACCACTTCAGGTACAGGCCGGAGACGCCGTCCTGGTGTCGCCGGGCACCGCTCACGGGATAGCCGGGGGCGCCGGCGTGACGATGGGTTCCTGCGACCGTGAGGCGGCGGCCCGGTCCTTGCGCGACGGCCGGGCCCTGCGGCTGGGCTCGGCGCCGGTGCAGACGGAGGTGATCGTGCTGCGCTACGAGCAGGACGCGGAGGTGCGCACACCGGTGCTCACCTCTCTCGCTCGGCCGATGCACGTCACGGCCCGGGAGAACGCCCAGCTCAGAAGAACCGTCGAACTTCTCGCCGCGGAGCTCGCACAGCCGCAGATCGGCACCACCGCCGCCGTCAACAGCATCGTCGACCTGCTGCTCGTCCAGTTCGTACGCGCCTGGCTGGCCCGCCACCCGCAGGAGCGGTCCGGCTCATGGCTGGGAGCGATGCGTGATCCGGTCGTGCGCGAGGCTCTGGCCTGCGTGCACGCCCGCCCGGGGCACCCCTGGACCACGGAGACCCTGGCCGCCGCGACGAGCGTTTCCCGGGCGACGCTGTCCAGGCGTTTCCGATCCGCCCTCGGGCAGACGCCGGGCGCGTACGTGACGCAGTGGCGCATCGATCTGGCGTCCGTCCGGCTCCGCGACACCGATGAGCCGGTCGAGTCGATCTCCGGCGCGGTCGGATACGGCTCTCCGCACGCCTTCAGCCGCGCCTTCCGACGTGCCCGAGGTGCGGCCCCGGGTGAGTATCGCTCTCGACTTCGCGAGTGA
- the thiM gene encoding hydroxyethylthiazole kinase, translating into MADVIASVRTSAPLVHCLTNVVVSQFTANVLLAAGAAPAMVHSAEEAGALARVAGGVLVNLGTVTSVTAEAMRVAVKEAAGAGRPWVLDPVAVGPLPWRTELAHELLESAPPAVVRGNPSEILALDGGGAGGRGVDSTDAPEAALAAAGALSRRYGCTVAVSGPEDVLTDGTRVVRVTNGHPLLPLVTGTGCSLGALVAACTAVTGDALLAATAATGLLTVAAETAATRSTGPGTFAVALIDALHELSPDRLTEALNLR; encoded by the coding sequence GTGGCGGACGTGATCGCGTCGGTGCGGACCTCCGCACCCCTTGTGCACTGCCTGACCAACGTCGTGGTGTCGCAGTTCACCGCGAACGTGCTGCTCGCGGCGGGGGCCGCCCCCGCGATGGTGCACAGCGCGGAGGAGGCCGGAGCACTGGCCCGAGTGGCCGGAGGCGTCCTGGTCAACCTGGGGACGGTGACCTCCGTGACGGCTGAGGCGATGCGCGTCGCGGTCAAGGAAGCGGCCGGGGCCGGGCGCCCGTGGGTGCTCGACCCGGTGGCGGTCGGCCCGCTGCCCTGGCGCACCGAGCTCGCCCACGAACTCCTGGAGAGCGCACCCCCGGCGGTCGTCCGCGGTAACCCATCCGAGATCCTGGCGCTGGACGGCGGCGGCGCGGGCGGGCGCGGCGTGGACAGCACGGACGCCCCCGAAGCGGCGCTGGCCGCGGCCGGCGCGCTGAGCCGACGCTACGGCTGCACGGTCGCCGTGAGCGGACCGGAGGACGTCCTCACCGACGGGACGCGAGTGGTGCGCGTGACCAATGGGCATCCGCTGCTGCCCCTGGTGACGGGAACCGGCTGCTCCCTCGGCGCCCTGGTGGCCGCTTGCACAGCCGTCACCGGCGACGCGCTGCTGGCCGCCACTGCCGCGACGGGCCTGCTCACGGTGGCCGCGGAAACCGCCGCCACCCGCTCGACGGGTCCCGGCACGTTCGCGGTCGCACTGATCGACGCGCTGCACGAGCTCAGCCCGGACCGGCTCACCGAGGCTCTCAACCTGCGTTGA
- the thiE gene encoding thiamine phosphate synthase has protein sequence MRPPLDLSLYLVTDTRLCGDRGVAATVAAAVKGGVTAVQLRDPDADDRTLCALGRSIQAELADTGVPLIVNDRLDVAVWLGADGIHLGQRDVSPTTARHQLGPYAYVGLSVSRPEQLAHVPDAVDHLGVGPVFPQATKPDADAPLGLGGLARIVRESPLPCVAIGGIGVSEAAAVRGSGAAGIAVVSAVCGQPDPETAARSLVRTLRPEVSA, from the coding sequence ATGCGACCACCACTCGACCTGTCCCTGTATCTCGTCACCGACACCCGGCTCTGCGGCGACCGCGGCGTAGCCGCCACCGTGGCAGCCGCCGTCAAGGGCGGTGTCACCGCTGTCCAGTTGCGCGATCCGGACGCCGACGACCGCACGCTGTGCGCGCTCGGCCGGTCGATCCAGGCCGAACTCGCGGACACCGGCGTCCCCTTGATCGTCAATGACCGCCTGGACGTGGCGGTCTGGCTGGGCGCGGACGGCATCCACCTCGGGCAGCGGGACGTCTCCCCCACGACCGCCAGGCACCAGCTCGGCCCGTACGCGTACGTCGGCCTGTCCGTCAGCCGTCCCGAGCAGCTGGCGCACGTACCCGATGCCGTCGATCACCTCGGTGTCGGTCCGGTGTTCCCGCAGGCCACCAAGCCGGACGCGGACGCCCCGCTCGGTCTGGGCGGCTTGGCCCGCATCGTCCGGGAGAGCCCGCTGCCCTGCGTGGCCATCGGCGGGATCGGCGTGTCCGAGGCCGCCGCGGTCAGGGGAAGCGGCGCGGCCGGGATCGCTGTCGTCAGCGCGGTCTGCGGGCAGCCCGACCCCGAGACCGCGGCCCGTTCCCTCGTCCGCACCCTGCGACCGGAGGTCTCCGCGTGA